One Candidatus Binatia bacterium genomic region harbors:
- a CDS encoding CDP-alcohol phosphatidyltransferase family protein has product MLSSVPDLLSFSRILLGFILVFSVGEHPFAPMLIVMVAMATDFVDGKIARALGVASRRGLYLDVASDGFFLLAGLGMASWHGWTSPLLPIAISIALMDLMLQWRRQQPGKAPVRGFADRAGHLAGTLNFFALLFATAVPAGWLSPTWSQGIAVSVALLNLSPVLLRRLLPVSPQP; this is encoded by the coding sequence GTGTTGTCTTCGGTCCCTGATCTGCTGAGTTTTTCCAGAATATTGCTGGGGTTTATCCTGGTATTTTCTGTGGGGGAGCATCCATTTGCCCCAATGCTGATTGTGATGGTCGCGATGGCGACCGACTTTGTCGACGGGAAGATCGCCCGGGCACTGGGCGTAGCGTCGCGACGGGGGCTCTATCTTGATGTTGCCTCGGACGGTTTTTTTCTGCTCGCCGGTCTAGGAATGGCGTCCTGGCACGGTTGGACGAGTCCCTTGCTGCCGATCGCCATCAGCATCGCGCTGATGGACCTGATGCTGCAATGGCGCCGTCAGCAGCCGGGCAAGGCACCCGTTCGCGGTTTTGCCGACCGCGCCGGCCATCTCGCCGGCACGCTTAATTTTTTCGCACTTCTGTTCGCGACAGCTGTCCCTGCGGGGTGGCTGTCCCCGACTTGGAGTCAGGGAATCGCGGTCAGCGTGGCACTGCTGAACCTCAGTCCCGTTCTGCTTCGCCGTCTGCTTCCTGTTTCGCCACAGCCATAA
- the murF gene encoding UDP-N-acetylmuramoyl-tripeptide--D-alanyl-D-alanine ligase, with product MLDSRDVPEGSLFVALPGQHHDGHDFLDSALRNGAAGALVMHRPSEVPSGDACLILVEDSTRSLQALAAAWRKMLGLPVIGVAGSNGKTTTKETLLAVLGAHAPTHATPGNANSQVGSPLAILHTPEGSQLMVLELGTSMPGELARISAMAAPDIAIITAAFGEHLEFLKTIDGVVEEETTILDSLPRGALAVVGSAEPKLVEAARKRQHLRIESLGTRSEDDWHLGSIEMSIDGTRFTLSHHSGERNLHTPLLGAPAAWAAAFSAIVARELGVSDATIDTGLARVIPADHRLVASEHPTRPLLILDDCYNSNPAACIAALETALALHRGRKELILVLGDMLELGDETEAAHREVGEQAAKLTADLAADTRIITVGPLSRTIAAEIRDRGLSVMEASDTEEARRLLLPLLGKATSTTMLLKASRGIGLEALLNI from the coding sequence GTGCTCGACTCGAGAGATGTACCGGAAGGTTCGCTTTTTGTGGCATTGCCCGGACAGCACCACGACGGGCATGACTTTCTTGACTCCGCTCTGCGGAACGGGGCAGCGGGAGCCTTGGTGATGCATCGGCCCTCGGAAGTGCCCTCGGGAGACGCATGTCTGATTCTGGTCGAGGACTCGACCCGGAGCCTCCAGGCGCTCGCCGCGGCCTGGCGCAAGATGCTCGGACTTCCGGTCATCGGGGTGGCCGGGAGCAATGGAAAGACAACCACAAAAGAAACTTTGCTCGCCGTTCTCGGAGCCCACGCCCCAACCCACGCGACCCCGGGCAATGCCAATAGTCAGGTGGGGTCGCCTCTGGCGATTCTCCATACGCCCGAAGGGAGCCAGCTCATGGTCCTCGAGCTGGGCACGAGCATGCCAGGGGAGCTTGCGAGAATCTCGGCAATGGCCGCACCCGATATCGCCATCATCACGGCTGCTTTCGGTGAGCATCTTGAATTTCTGAAGACAATCGATGGCGTCGTCGAGGAGGAAACCACAATCCTGGATTCTCTTCCCCGGGGCGCTTTGGCCGTTGTGGGTTCTGCCGAACCCAAACTCGTGGAGGCTGCCCGCAAGCGTCAACACCTGCGCATCGAATCGCTGGGAACGCGATCTGAGGACGATTGGCACCTCGGCTCCATCGAAATGTCGATCGACGGAACTCGCTTTACGTTGAGTCACCACAGCGGCGAGCGAAACCTGCACACTCCGCTTCTCGGCGCGCCAGCTGCATGGGCCGCCGCCTTCTCCGCGATCGTCGCCCGTGAGCTTGGCGTGTCCGACGCAACGATCGACACGGGTCTCGCTCGCGTCATTCCCGCAGATCATCGACTGGTCGCCTCTGAACATCCGACCCGCCCTCTCTTGATTCTCGATGATTGCTACAACTCCAACCCGGCTGCCTGCATCGCGGCGCTCGAAACCGCTCTGGCACTCCACCGAGGACGCAAGGAACTGATCCTGGTCCTCGGAGATATGCTGGAGTTGGGCGATGAGACCGAGGCGGCCCATCGTGAAGTCGGCGAACAAGCCGCAAAACTCACCGCAGATCTCGCAGCCGACACCCGGATCATCACCGTGGGGCCCCTATCGAGAACCATCGCGGCAGAAATTCGGGACCGAGGACTTTCGGTCATGGAAGCCAGCGATACCGAAGAGGCGCGAAGACTGCTTCTCCCGCTCCTCGGCAAAGCGACTTCTACAACGATGCTGCTGAAAGCATCCCGAGGCATCGGCCTCGAAGCTTTATTGAATATCTAG
- a CDS encoding enoyl-CoA hydratase/isomerase family protein, producing the protein MIRLERHEEVFVLQMDNGENRFNCESVRAMSSFLDEVEAVKGPAALVTTGSGKFYSNGFDLVEMMADDGANLDPLLGGALRVLARILTFPAPTVAAINGHAFGAGAQFGVAHDFQVMRSDRGYWCMPEVDMPAPLHPGMVALLQARIPTRTVAELITTGRRYGGPEALEAGIVDEVANETQVLERAIQIAAPLAAKADPVMCTLKTSLYGPALSALALPPSATPGVDPSRPIQPR; encoded by the coding sequence ATGATTCGATTGGAGCGTCACGAAGAAGTTTTTGTGTTGCAAATGGATAACGGTGAAAATCGGTTCAATTGCGAGAGCGTCAGGGCCATGAGCAGCTTTCTCGATGAAGTCGAGGCAGTCAAAGGGCCGGCTGCGCTGGTGACCACCGGCAGTGGAAAGTTCTACTCCAACGGTTTTGATCTAGTCGAAATGATGGCAGACGACGGAGCTAATCTGGATCCTCTGCTGGGGGGAGCCTTGCGGGTCCTCGCCCGAATCCTGACCTTCCCGGCACCTACGGTAGCGGCAATCAACGGGCATGCTTTTGGTGCCGGGGCCCAATTCGGTGTTGCGCATGACTTTCAGGTCATGCGGTCGGACAGGGGCTATTGGTGCATGCCGGAGGTGGATATGCCGGCCCCATTGCATCCCGGGATGGTCGCTTTGCTGCAGGCCCGAATTCCGACGCGTACGGTCGCAGAGTTGATCACTACGGGTCGACGCTATGGCGGTCCGGAAGCGCTTGAGGCAGGGATCGTGGACGAGGTGGCGAATGAAACTCAGGTCCTTGAGCGAGCGATTCAAATTGCCGCACCCCTGGCGGCAAAGGCGGACCCGGTGATGTGCACCCTCAAGACCAGCCTCTACGGGCCTGCTCTTTCGGCGCTGGCATTGCCGCCATCGGCCACACCGGGGGTGGACCCCTCCCGGCCAATTCAGCCGCGATGA
- a CDS encoding tetratricopeptide repeat protein, with amino-acid sequence MSFKFCPECGAEAVSDNRFCASCGASLDAPTPDAVAAPASGAFRVGGFVVLALLLVAGGGFWGWERSRAEERALKPGERRTESGAVVPVQAPAPQTFELPPDIREFIGKQAAEAEKTPDDTEAWERLAGVYYRASRLDPTYVAKAGAAYQHLLDRNEKNLTGLRGLGNLAYDQGARDTSVDYYEKFLLIEPENAAVRTDLGTMRYELGDSDAALAEWDLAIENNPEFYQAYFNRGIVYDKLDRRDEALAELSKARQFASDPVVQERLSTLIDAANESGGSLEEAAAIAAEKLKASPTQPNSPHPPRAVAAPANDTFRNTVAGLFRNAKVAGPKVVGLQWPTDDLLRVEMAGFPMDQMPEVMRISFLGKMEAGIREAEKKFSIEKNVRVEIVDRASGQVMARIDN; translated from the coding sequence ATGTCGTTCAAATTCTGTCCCGAATGCGGTGCCGAAGCCGTATCTGATAATCGCTTCTGTGCCAGCTGTGGCGCCTCCCTGGACGCCCCGACGCCCGACGCAGTGGCTGCTCCCGCATCGGGGGCTTTCCGCGTTGGCGGCTTTGTCGTGCTGGCTCTTCTGCTTGTGGCCGGCGGAGGCTTCTGGGGTTGGGAAAGATCCCGGGCGGAAGAGCGCGCCCTCAAACCGGGCGAACGCCGCACCGAGAGCGGCGCGGTCGTCCCCGTGCAGGCTCCCGCGCCCCAGACATTCGAGCTGCCGCCGGATATTCGCGAATTCATTGGCAAACAAGCCGCAGAAGCCGAGAAAACTCCTGACGATACAGAAGCCTGGGAGAGATTAGCCGGGGTTTATTACCGAGCCTCCCGGCTCGACCCCACCTACGTGGCCAAAGCAGGCGCTGCCTATCAGCACCTGCTCGATCGTAACGAGAAGAACCTGACCGGGCTGCGTGGTCTGGGGAATCTCGCCTATGACCAGGGCGCCCGTGATACATCCGTCGACTATTACGAAAAATTTCTGCTCATCGAGCCGGAAAACGCCGCCGTACGAACCGACCTCGGCACCATGCGCTACGAGTTGGGCGATTCCGATGCTGCCTTGGCTGAATGGGACCTCGCCATCGAGAACAACCCGGAGTTCTATCAGGCTTATTTCAACCGCGGCATCGTCTACGACAAGCTGGATCGGCGCGACGAGGCTCTCGCCGAGCTCTCCAAAGCCCGCCAGTTCGCCAGCGATCCCGTCGTGCAGGAACGCCTGAGCACCTTGATCGATGCAGCCAATGAAAGTGGGGGGAGTCTCGAAGAAGCAGCGGCCATTGCTGCCGAAAAGCTGAAGGCCTCTCCCACCCAGCCAAACTCCCCACACCCGCCGCGAGCGGTGGCGGCGCCCGCGAACGATACATTCCGCAACACCGTCGCCGGGCTTTTCCGCAATGCCAAGGTCGCCGGACCCAAAGTCGTCGGCCTCCAATGGCCAACGGATGATCTTCTGCGCGTGGAAATGGCCGGCTTCCCGATGGACCAGATGCCCGAAGTGATGAGAATTTCCTTTCTGGGTAAAATGGAAGCCGGGATCCGCGAAGCAGAGAAGAAGTTTTCCATCGAGAAAAACGTCCGCGTTGAAATCGTGGACCGGGCTTCGGGTCAGGTAATGGCCCGCATCGACAACTGA
- a CDS encoding LytTR family DNA-binding domain-containing protein, giving the protein MTAIRTAVVDDEDLARERLKGFLGNIKDVEIVGEASDGKEALALIEKEQPDLIFLDVEMPGQDGFSVYKSLEDPPHVIFATAYDSYAIKAFEVDAVDYLLKPFSQKRVEEAVCRIRERLQTDVNLGGSTASERPSYAVQIPVHTAKKIVILPVEDILWFAVESRLVYAYVNGRSYMTNFTLRDLEERLDPEVFFRAHKSRLVNLRQVKEVTRWFGGRFRLLMADDEGSEVELSRVQARTLRARLGW; this is encoded by the coding sequence GTGACAGCGATTCGGACAGCGGTTGTCGATGACGAGGATCTTGCCCGGGAGCGACTCAAGGGCTTCCTCGGAAATATCAAGGATGTCGAGATTGTGGGCGAGGCTTCTGACGGTAAGGAAGCGCTGGCGCTTATCGAGAAGGAGCAACCGGATCTGATTTTTCTCGATGTCGAAATGCCGGGACAAGATGGCTTCAGCGTTTACAAATCTCTCGAGGATCCACCGCACGTAATTTTTGCGACGGCCTATGACTCATATGCGATCAAGGCATTTGAAGTCGATGCGGTCGACTATCTGCTGAAACCATTCTCACAGAAGAGGGTGGAGGAGGCTGTCTGCCGGATCCGGGAACGTCTGCAAACGGATGTGAACCTCGGTGGAAGCACTGCTTCGGAGCGTCCGAGTTATGCTGTCCAGATTCCGGTCCATACGGCAAAAAAGATCGTCATCTTGCCGGTGGAAGATATACTCTGGTTCGCGGTCGAATCGAGGTTGGTCTACGCCTACGTCAACGGTCGATCGTATATGACCAATTTTACGCTTCGCGATCTGGAAGAAAGACTGGATCCGGAGGTTTTCTTTCGAGCGCATAAATCGCGCCTGGTAAATCTCCGACAGGTCAAGGAAGTCACCCGCTGGTTCGGTGGCCGCTTCCGTCTCTTGATGGCCGATGACGAAGGAAGTGAAGTCGAACTCTCCCGAGTACAGGCACGCACGCTGCGTGCCCGACTCGGTTGGTAG
- a CDS encoding histidine kinase: protein MPVDGITRRDEPATLPASQSRLLLGAALALGLQLGLFQVFIFRSIWPLIISLLGSLAFALTAMLLWQVIFPRLRWLDSRRRLFYQVLIAVPAIAATSFLVTNARGFLQGQATIFDPYMGDDIAVTIAASQLRAAPTVFFLLPIIPIVLLVVVGFNQSWWQIFLYRRRESEARALASAAQLNALRTQINPHFLFNSLNSIAQLISVDPARAEVCVERLAEIFRYLLQSENRSFVTLSEELAIADAYLDIERARFGSRLRVEFRIEESARSGRVPTLILQPLIENAVRHGISKKPGGGMVSVHATLAEDMIHLVVSDTGVGLDRSPDECLLAGVGLSNVHKRITVLFGEEYAPTMESRDGGGTRVEMRIPQDSGHFTEQRSET, encoded by the coding sequence ATGCCCGTTGATGGAATTACGCGTCGCGACGAACCGGCCACCCTGCCGGCAAGTCAAAGCCGTTTGCTTTTGGGTGCCGCGCTGGCCTTGGGGCTGCAGTTGGGTCTATTTCAGGTGTTTATCTTCCGGAGCATTTGGCCCCTGATCATCTCTCTTCTGGGCAGCCTCGCTTTTGCTCTGACTGCGATGCTTCTTTGGCAGGTCATCTTTCCTCGCTTGCGCTGGCTGGATTCGCGCCGTCGACTCTTCTATCAGGTTCTGATCGCGGTGCCGGCGATTGCAGCCACCTCATTTCTCGTCACGAACGCTCGTGGATTTCTGCAAGGGCAAGCTACAATCTTTGATCCCTATATGGGCGATGATATCGCCGTGACGATTGCCGCCTCGCAACTACGTGCCGCGCCGACGGTTTTCTTTCTACTGCCAATTATTCCCATCGTGCTGCTGGTCGTGGTGGGCTTCAATCAGAGCTGGTGGCAGATTTTTCTTTATCGACGCCGGGAGAGCGAAGCGCGGGCGCTTGCCTCCGCAGCCCAGCTCAATGCACTGCGAACGCAGATCAATCCACATTTTCTTTTCAATAGTTTGAATTCCATCGCCCAACTAATTTCGGTCGATCCGGCTCGTGCGGAAGTTTGCGTCGAGAGGCTTGCGGAAATCTTCCGATACCTTTTGCAGAGCGAAAATCGGTCGTTCGTGACTCTGTCCGAGGAGTTGGCCATCGCAGATGCATATCTGGATATCGAGAGGGCTCGTTTTGGCTCGAGGCTGCGCGTCGAATTCCGTATCGAGGAAAGCGCTCGCTCGGGAAGGGTGCCGACCCTCATTCTGCAACCATTGATCGAGAATGCCGTCCGGCATGGCATCTCCAAAAAGCCTGGAGGCGGCATGGTTTCGGTGCACGCGACTCTCGCTGAGGATATGATTCACCTGGTAGTCTCCGACACGGGTGTCGGACTGGATCGGAGCCCGGATGAATGTCTTCTGGCGGGTGTCGGCCTGAGCAATGTGCATAAAAGGATTACGGTCCTGTTTGGCGAAGAATACGCACCGACAATGGAAAGCCGCGACGGGGGGGGAACGCGCGTTGAGATGCGTATTCCTCAGGATTCGGGACATTTCACAGAACAGAGGTCGGAGACGTGA
- a CDS encoding alpha/beta fold hydrolase: MPNARRSTMPGFANRFLSAIRNGVEIARFGGLGERQSHPYEVIARGPHHRLRRYFPDEPKASAVPVILVPPLMLTAEVWDVAPGASAVEKLSLDGADPWVVDFGSPEKEKGGLKRTLSDHVLAIAASVEAVVETTGRDVHLMGYSQGGMFAYQAAAYCQSDKISSLVTFGAPVDLHSALLDRVPMEFVLELVEQAGRVESSLLPAGIPRWATRLGFQLLDPIKTLQQRFDFLSKLADREALLERDGMRRFMEDEGWTAFPGPALRDALRELVAHNRLLRGGVVIGDRTVTLADISCPILAFSGASDTIAPPPSVRAIRSAAPRASSYEIRLQTGHFGLVAGSRAQRDTWPAVATWLGAREGRNPLPTNAYQLAETDGHAKPPEGFLVDLQRGTETAWHLGVDLVGGAAEVAGGRLGGVGRMFAAVLPQVARISRLESIRSDTRISPSLAMADKAREAPADTFFLFGGRAYSYRDANTRVDNVVLGLLKCGVRQGQYVGVLMETRPSALAATVALSRIGAVPVLLRPDMPLAVQLQVAPVDHLLADPERGSEAYKIFGREVLVLGGGGGPRSLGAGVLDMEAIDPAEVVPPDWYVPDPGLAGELAMILITGSARHPGISRVTNRRWSTSAYGAASATALSKDDTVYCCSPTHHATGILVGVGAALVSGARLAVTRDFSVDSFWEDVRRYGVDVVFYSGGLCRALVNAPTDAREQDHPIRIFAGSGMPRGVWTRLVERLRPVLAIEFFASSEGNAVLVNLTGEKIGSVGRPLPGGAEIAVAAWDLERDRMVELGSGFAEPCGRGRMGLLLSRVAPERGEVEGRPLRGVFHAGDAWLDTGDLVRCDPEGDFWLLDHRKDLIHTSTGVVATIPIEDTLATELDFVDLAAVYGVQRDGDAHQTVVAAITLRRGSTFDLHAFGELVETRLSKVERPRFVRVLDELPMTSGHRLQKSVLRAAGLDSTHETDFEVPSTIAESRSGEMI, encoded by the coding sequence GTGCCCAACGCCCGACGATCGACGATGCCCGGATTTGCGAATCGGTTTCTTTCTGCAATCAGAAATGGGGTCGAAATTGCACGGTTCGGCGGTTTGGGTGAGCGTCAATCCCATCCCTATGAGGTGATCGCTCGCGGCCCCCATCACCGTTTGCGGCGCTATTTCCCGGATGAGCCCAAAGCGTCTGCGGTTCCGGTCATTCTGGTGCCGCCCCTGATGCTGACTGCTGAAGTTTGGGATGTCGCTCCCGGCGCCAGTGCTGTGGAGAAATTGAGCCTCGATGGAGCGGATCCGTGGGTGGTCGATTTTGGCTCACCGGAGAAGGAGAAAGGCGGCCTCAAGCGCACGCTGAGCGACCACGTGCTCGCGATCGCCGCCAGCGTCGAGGCCGTGGTCGAGACGACCGGGCGGGATGTTCACCTGATGGGCTACTCGCAGGGAGGCATGTTTGCGTATCAGGCGGCCGCTTACTGCCAATCCGACAAGATTTCTTCGCTGGTGACCTTCGGGGCTCCGGTGGACCTGCACAGTGCCCTGCTCGATCGGGTGCCGATGGAATTTGTTCTGGAGCTGGTAGAGCAGGCGGGGCGAGTCGAATCCTCGCTTCTTCCCGCGGGAATTCCGCGCTGGGCAACTCGACTCGGTTTTCAGCTGCTGGACCCGATCAAGACCCTCCAGCAGCGTTTCGATTTTCTCTCCAAGCTGGCCGATCGCGAGGCGCTTCTGGAGCGTGACGGCATGCGTCGCTTCATGGAAGATGAGGGCTGGACGGCTTTTCCCGGCCCGGCGCTGCGAGATGCGCTGCGCGAATTGGTAGCCCATAACCGCCTTCTGCGCGGCGGGGTTGTGATCGGTGATCGGACGGTGACGCTCGCCGATATCAGTTGCCCGATTCTGGCTTTCTCCGGGGCCTCGGATACGATTGCGCCGCCACCGAGCGTCCGTGCGATTCGCTCGGCAGCACCGCGAGCTTCGTCGTACGAGATCCGTTTGCAGACCGGCCATTTCGGGTTGGTGGCTGGTTCGCGGGCGCAGCGCGATACCTGGCCTGCGGTGGCCACCTGGTTGGGCGCAAGAGAAGGCCGCAATCCGCTACCGACCAATGCCTACCAGCTTGCCGAGACAGACGGACATGCCAAACCGCCGGAAGGTTTTCTCGTGGATTTACAGCGCGGGACGGAAACGGCCTGGCATTTGGGCGTGGACCTCGTCGGTGGTGCGGCCGAAGTGGCGGGAGGCCGCCTCGGCGGCGTCGGCCGCATGTTCGCTGCCGTGCTCCCGCAGGTCGCGCGAATTTCTCGGCTGGAATCCATTCGCTCCGACACCCGGATCAGCCCGTCGCTGGCAATGGCGGACAAGGCACGCGAGGCTCCCGCCGACACATTTTTCCTCTTCGGCGGTCGGGCCTACAGCTACCGGGACGCCAATACCCGCGTCGATAATGTGGTGCTCGGATTGCTCAAATGCGGTGTCCGTCAGGGCCAATATGTCGGTGTTCTGATGGAGACCCGCCCAAGTGCGCTGGCGGCCACCGTGGCCCTTTCCCGAATCGGCGCGGTGCCAGTGCTGCTGCGGCCGGATATGCCGCTGGCGGTCCAACTGCAGGTGGCTCCGGTGGATCATCTGCTGGCAGACCCCGAGCGTGGATCGGAAGCCTACAAGATTTTTGGTAGGGAAGTTTTGGTCCTTGGTGGCGGCGGTGGGCCGCGATCTCTCGGGGCAGGGGTTCTGGATATGGAAGCGATTGATCCGGCCGAGGTGGTCCCACCGGACTGGTACGTTCCCGATCCCGGTCTGGCGGGGGAATTGGCGATGATTCTGATCACCGGTTCGGCCAGGCATCCGGGGATCAGTCGAGTCACCAACCGTCGATGGAGTACCTCGGCATACGGCGCCGCTTCGGCAACAGCCTTGTCCAAGGACGATACGGTCTATTGCTGCTCGCCGACACACCACGCGACCGGCATTCTGGTGGGCGTCGGCGCGGCGCTGGTCAGTGGTGCTCGCCTGGCCGTGACTCGCGACTTCTCGGTGGATTCGTTCTGGGAGGATGTTCGCCGCTACGGGGTGGATGTTGTCTTCTACTCGGGTGGCCTCTGTCGCGCCCTGGTCAACGCACCCACTGACGCCCGAGAGCAGGATCATCCGATTCGGATTTTTGCGGGCAGCGGCATGCCACGCGGCGTTTGGACGCGCCTGGTAGAGCGTTTACGGCCGGTGCTGGCGATCGAATTTTTTGCCTCGAGTGAAGGCAATGCGGTTCTGGTCAACTTGACTGGCGAGAAGATTGGATCTGTAGGTCGTCCCTTGCCCGGCGGTGCGGAAATCGCGGTGGCGGCCTGGGACCTGGAGCGCGATCGCATGGTGGAGTTGGGGAGTGGGTTTGCCGAGCCTTGTGGTCGGGGGCGAATGGGTCTGCTTCTCTCGCGCGTGGCGCCGGAGCGCGGTGAAGTGGAAGGCCGTCCTCTTCGCGGAGTTTTTCATGCCGGTGATGCATGGCTCGATACCGGGGATCTTGTTCGTTGCGACCCCGAGGGTGATTTCTGGTTGCTCGACCATCGCAAGGATCTGATTCATACGAGCACGGGGGTCGTTGCGACGATACCCATCGAAGACACACTGGCGACGGAACTGGATTTTGTGGACCTTGCTGCCGTCTATGGCGTGCAGAGAGACGGCGATGCCCATCAGACCGTGGTGGCAGCGATTACCTTGCGTCGGGGGAGTACCTTCGACCTTCATGCCTTTGGTGAGCTTGTCGAGACCAGGCTATCGAAAGTCGAGCGTCCGCGATTCGTTCGCGTTCTCGATGAACTCCCCATGACTTCCGGACATCGACTGCAGAAAAGCGTGCTGCGTGCCGCCGGCCTCGATTCCACCCACGAAACGGATTTCGAGGTTCCATCGACGATCGCGGAATCGCGTTCGGGAGAAATGATTTGA
- a CDS encoding fatty acid desaturase — translation MPQFLQFTTNDLILAAVWIFLGAQLSTLATTVYLHRALTHKAVKLHPAVVWANRLVVWLTTGIAPRDWAGIHRKHHRFSDLPGDPHSPYVHGFWNIQLRNVQYYRAEARDTETIAKYTKDIVDDRWERIFSRTTAGLVLYAALMMWVLTPLVGFVAAVLQFTLYIWLNASINGAAHWIGYQNFANSARNLWLLSLFTAGEALHNNHHEYPGSPRFSQKKWEIDFGWWFIAALTKVGLAEPVQSAAFARN, via the coding sequence ATGCCGCAATTTTTGCAGTTTACGACCAATGATCTGATTTTGGCTGCCGTCTGGATTTTTCTGGGAGCGCAGCTCTCGACCCTGGCGACGACCGTCTACCTCCATCGGGCACTGACCCATAAGGCGGTCAAGCTGCACCCCGCCGTGGTCTGGGCCAATCGTCTCGTCGTTTGGCTGACGACCGGAATTGCGCCTCGGGATTGGGCGGGGATTCACCGCAAACATCACCGCTTCTCGGACCTGCCCGGAGACCCGCATTCCCCTTATGTGCACGGTTTCTGGAACATCCAACTCCGGAACGTCCAGTACTACCGCGCCGAAGCGCGAGACACCGAGACGATTGCGAAATACACAAAAGACATCGTGGATGATCGCTGGGAGCGAATCTTTTCGCGAACGACGGCAGGTCTGGTTCTGTATGCAGCCCTCATGATGTGGGTCCTGACCCCGCTCGTCGGATTCGTGGCAGCCGTTCTGCAATTTACACTCTACATCTGGCTGAACGCATCCATCAATGGAGCGGCGCATTGGATCGGGTACCAGAACTTCGCCAACAGCGCGCGAAACCTCTGGCTTCTGTCGCTCTTTACGGCCGGCGAAGCCCTGCATAATAACCATCATGAGTACCCCGGGAGCCCCCGATTTTCGCAGAAGAAATGGGAGATCGATTTCGGCTGGTGGTTTATCGCCGCGTTGACGAAAGTCGGCTTGGCCGAGCCGGTGCAATCAGCCGCATTTGCCCGAAACTGA
- the nhaA gene encoding Na+/H+ antiporter NhaA has protein sequence MANQNSKQRRNRPVQIISDPFQRLIELETGGAILLLLMTVVALVWANSPWAASYDHFWHTPISIGVGHHLLELSLAHWVNDGLMAIFFFVVGMEIKREVVLGELSSLQRAMLPLFGAIGGMVVPALIYIGFHQGGPAASGWGVPMATDIAFAVAALTALGSRVPAPLKIFLLALAIADDLGAVLVIAVFYTAHIDMQSLVLCFVTLGGVLALNLIGVRSFMAYWIAGAIAWFFMHESGVHATIAGVLLGLLTPASADTGEHETLMDKAAAHFESLTDTLRPDQQADYGGHKKAHVFEKIQGLYVGSQSPLDYLTNLLEKWVAFFIMPVFALANAGVAFDMAVFTNPTSQMVGVAVASGLLLGKPLGIGLFSYFAVKCKIAAMPTGVNWGSLIGVGLLAGIGFTMSLFVTNLAFADPILIAGSKIGIFVGSVLAAILGIIALRRSLPSA, from the coding sequence ATGGCGAATCAAAACTCCAAGCAGCGCCGCAACCGTCCGGTACAAATTATCAGTGATCCCTTCCAACGCCTGATCGAGTTGGAAACCGGGGGTGCCATCCTTCTCCTTCTGATGACGGTGGTCGCGCTGGTCTGGGCGAACTCCCCCTGGGCAGCCAGCTATGATCACTTCTGGCATACGCCGATCAGTATCGGCGTCGGTCATCATCTTCTCGAACTATCTCTCGCTCATTGGGTGAACGACGGTCTGATGGCCATCTTCTTCTTTGTCGTCGGAATGGAGATCAAGCGGGAAGTCGTGCTCGGGGAATTATCATCCCTGCAGCGAGCCATGCTGCCTCTTTTCGGTGCGATCGGAGGAATGGTCGTTCCTGCCCTGATCTATATCGGATTCCATCAGGGGGGGCCCGCCGCTTCCGGCTGGGGCGTCCCGATGGCGACCGATATTGCATTCGCAGTAGCGGCTCTCACGGCTCTCGGGTCACGCGTCCCCGCTCCCCTGAAGATCTTCCTGCTCGCGCTTGCCATTGCGGATGATCTCGGAGCCGTCCTCGTGATCGCAGTCTTCTATACGGCGCATATCGACATGCAGTCGCTGGTCCTCTGCTTCGTGACGCTTGGTGGCGTTCTCGCGCTGAACCTGATCGGCGTGCGATCGTTCATGGCCTACTGGATTGCCGGCGCCATTGCGTGGTTCTTCATGCACGAGTCCGGTGTTCACGCGACCATTGCGGGCGTTCTGCTCGGCCTTCTTACGCCGGCCAGTGCAGACACCGGCGAGCACGAAACTCTGATGGACAAGGCCGCCGCTCATTTCGAAAGCCTCACAGATACTCTGCGGCCGGACCAACAAGCCGACTATGGCGGTCACAAAAAGGCTCATGTTTTCGAAAAGATTCAGGGACTTTATGTGGGCTCGCAGTCTCCGCTGGACTACCTGACCAACCTGCTCGAGAAATGGGTCGCTTTCTTCATCATGCCGGTATTCGCCCTCGCCAACGCAGGGGTGGCCTTCGATATGGCGGTGTTCACTAACCCGACAAGCCAAATGGTCGGCGTCGCCGTTGCCAGCGGCCTGCTCCTCGGCAAGCCTCTGGGCATCGGCCTGTTCAGCTACTTTGCCGTCAAGTGCAAGATTGCCGCCATGCCGACCGGGGTCAATTGGGGCAGTCTTATTGGGGTCGGCCTTCTTGCCGGCATCGGCTTTACGATGTCGCTTTTCGTGACGAATCTCGCGTTCGCGGATCCAATCCTGATTGCTGGTTCCAAAATCGGGATTTTTGTGGGATCTGTCCTCGCCGCGATCCTGGGAATTATCGCCTTGCGACGATCGCTCCCCTCCGCCTAA